A region of the Agromyces sp. CF514 genome:
GACCGGGATCCTCGCCGGGCACGCGAAGGTCGCCGCGCGCATCGACGTCGGTGCGCCCGTGCTCACGCTGCTCTCGGCGAGGTCGACGCTGCTGCCCCGCTGGGACGAGGCCATGCGCTCGTCGGACATCGTGCTCGTCGTCGACGAGATCGCCGAGCGCACGCTGCGCCTCGGACCCCAGGTGGCCGTCGCCCGCATCGACGGCGCGCTGCACGACGTGTTCCTCTCGCGCGAGCCCGTGCGCGCTGCCGCCTACGCGTCGATCACGCGCTGGCTGCGCGGCTACGCCCCGCGCCGCTGAGCGCGTGCGCAGGGCGGATCCGCGCGCCTAGCGGAAGTTCGTGAACTGCAGGGCGACCTCGAGGTCCTTGCCCTTGAGGAGGGCCATGGTCGCCTGGAGGTCGTCGCGGCTCTTGGACGAGACGCGCAGCTCGTCGCCCTGGATCTGGCTCTTGACCGACTTCGGCGCCTCGTCGCGGATGATCTTCGAGATCTTCTTCGCGTTCTCGCTGTCGATGCCGTTCTTCAGCGAGATCTCGATGCGGAACTCCTTGCCGGAGGGGTAGGGCTCACCCGTGTCGAGCGAGCGCAGCGTGATGCCGCGCTTGATGAACTTCGACTCGACGACCTCGAGCACGGCCTTGACGCGCTCGTCGGTCTGCGCCTTCAGCAGGATCTTCTCGCCCGACCACTCGACCGAGGCGCCGACGTTCTTGAAGTCGTAGCGCTGCTCGACCTCTTTGCGCGCCTGGTTGACGGCGTTCTCGGCCTCCATGTGGTCGACCTTGGAGACGATGTCAAACGTGGAATCAGCCATGCCGGCCAGTCTACCGAGGCGCGCCCGCGAGCGCTCAGGCGGGCGGCGGGGTGGCGGTCGACGAGCGCACGCGCAGCTCGAACGGCAGCGGAGTCGATGCGGGCGCCGCGGCATCCGACCCGGGTTCGAGCTGTTCCATGAGGATCTCGACGGCCTTCTCGCCCTGGAATCTGGGGAACTGCGCGACGGTCGAGAGGCCGAAGAAGTCGGCGAGGTCGTGGTCGTCGATGCCGATGATCGAGACGTCGCGGGGCACGACGAGGCCGAGTTCGCGCGCCGCGAGGATCGAGCCGATGGCCATCTCGTCGGAGGCGGCGAAGATGGCGGTGGGGCGGCCGTGCGGCACGCCGAGCAGCTGCTTGGCCGCGTGGAACCCGCCGCGGATCGTGAAGTCGGCCGGCGCGAACAGGCGGCCGTCGACCTCGACGCCTGCGGCGCGCAGCGCGTTCTCGTAGCCGTGACGCCGATTCGTGGGCAGGTGGAAGTCGAGGTCGTTCTCGAGGTCGCCGCCGATGTGGGCGATGCGACGGTGGCCGAGGGCCAGCAGGTGCTCGGTGGCGAGCTGCGCGACCGCGACGTCGTCGATGGTGAGCGTGCGCACGCCGGCGATGGGGCCGCCGACGCCGACGAGCGGCTTGCCGAGGTCGTGCAGCCGGGCGACCTCGGGCTCGGTGAGCTCGAGCGAGACGGCGATCACGGCGTCGAC
Encoded here:
- a CDS encoding LacI family DNA-binding transcriptional regulator codes for the protein MAGIEEVARLAGVSTATVSRALSGRGHVSAASKTKVLDAAAQLGYVVSSNASSLASGRTRNIGVVIPFLNRWFFSSVLEGAQGELLRRGYDLTLYNLSGDSGERASVFEHFLLRQRVDAVIAVSLELTEPEVARLHDLGKPLVGVGGPIAGVRTLTIDDVAVAQLATEHLLALGHRRIAHIGGDLENDLDFHLPTNRRHGYENALRAAGVEVDGRLFAPADFTIRGGFHAAKQLLGVPHGRPTAIFAASDEMAIGSILAARELGLVVPRDVSIIGIDDHDLADFFGLSTVAQFPRFQGEKAVEILMEQLEPGSDAAAPASTPLPFELRVRSSTATPPPA
- a CDS encoding YajQ family cyclic di-GMP-binding protein, which codes for MADSTFDIVSKVDHMEAENAVNQARKEVEQRYDFKNVGASVEWSGEKILLKAQTDERVKAVLEVVESKFIKRGITLRSLDTGEPYPSGKEFRIEISLKNGIDSENAKKISKIIRDEAPKSVKSQIQGDELRVSSKSRDDLQATMALLKGKDLEVALQFTNFR